From Rissa tridactyla isolate bRisTri1 chromosome 10, bRisTri1.patW.cur.20221130, whole genome shotgun sequence:
AAGCACCCGAGGGAGCCAGGCCCTTAGTAAGGCGTGAGAGCAGCAAGCTTCTCCCAGAGGAGTGACAGCAGACACGTGACCCTGGCACTCCTCCTCACCCTTTCTTGGGCAGAGGATGATCCTTTCTCAGCCCTCCAGGACCCTTCTCAGAGCCTGATGTCACCCTGCCCAGCAGTTATCCTATACCACCCCTTTGGAGGCACAGGAAGGAGGTGATGGAGTTCTGCCTGGTTCTGCATGAAGCAGTTGCTGCTTCTTGTCTCCCGCTCCTCTTGGAGTTCTCACCCTAGAGGCAAAAGAAATTCAGCAAAAAATGCTTTCCTATGTTTGCCAAGCCAGGTTAGCTTTCTCACCACTGGGAAGCATCTGTAGCCGGCGCGTTTTAGTGTTGGTGGTGTCGGGAGCTGAGCAACAGCATGccgctggcagcagcagcctgctggcGTCAGAAGCCCAGCCTTGTGAACCACAGCCACGTTTGCCACTGCGAGGGGCTCTTCCCATCCcctctgcagccagaggtgcTGCGGCGTCCCCGGGAGACCCAGTGTGTGTAGCAGCTTGCGGGTGGCACTGCTGTCCTCCCACACTCTTTCAAGCTCTCTGGGGCTGATGCTGAGCCCTGCTCAGCGTCTTGGTCTCCAGGTTGTTTTGGGCCCCTCTGCTGCGGGTGGTGGGAGTTGCCTGTGCCAGGCAGCCAGGCTGGACTCAGAGCTCGGCCTTTTTGCTTGCCTTTGGTGGCTCTTGGTTAAAAGGGTGGGTTGGCCTGAAGATAAAGGGTTTGAGCTCAGCGCCTGTCATGGGGCTGGCTTTGCTAGAGCTGAGGGCAGGGCAGGACTGCTTTGCTCTCTGGGCTTCCTTGCAGTTTGTGGCTACGACTCCATGTTTGTGGCTACTTGTTGCCCTGAGTGTTTCTAGAACACAAAcgccctgcagagctgccagcatCCTCCCTCCAACCGAGAGCTTCCCTTGGAGGTGCCTCCTGTTCCCGGCCATACACGAGCAGAGCTGTGGGGTCTGCACTTTGTACAAGGGTGAGGGCAGGACAGGCTATTCCTGAGGGCATGGGGAACTCCAGAGGGAGAGGTAGACTCAGCGGAGCTGGGCTAGACCAAGATGCCCTGTGTCCTCAGatgggagcagggctgtgggatggggtGTGAATCGGTGCACCAGGACCTGCTACTGGCACCTGGGGATGGGTGGGATCCATGCAGCTGGATGTACTCTCCTGCAGCAAACCCCAGCAGACCGGTGAACGCTACTGGGGTGAGGGCAAGGGAAAAAgcttcccagctccctgcttttGCCACCTTCACGGAGGCACCTCGAGCAGGACTGTCTTCAGCAGGTTGTTCGAGCTCCTCTATGGAAGCCGTAACACCGGAGGGTGAAACTGAGACCAGCCCTTGGGCCAGGAGCTCCCAGACCCTGTCAGGGAGCTGGCTCTTCCTGGGAGGGCAAGTCTAAGGCGGTAGGGGGGAgcaccctgcccgccctgccctctcCCCGGGGCAGGCAGAGTAGAGGTGTCCTGTTTCCAGGCCAGGCCCCGCTGGCACTGTCTGTAAACCGGTGGAGAGATGAATATGCAAGGTGCAGTCATGCTGGTTAAGCTCCCAGCTGGTGGGCGGGAGGGGGAGGAACTCTCTTCTTGCCAGGGAGCTCTGCTCTCATCTGTCACGGGAGACTGTCCCAGgcctgctcctgcttctcccctttcttccttcttaggGCGTTACTCGCTCCCGTTCCCGCCCTCTTACATGGGACACTGTTTGACTGAAATAGCTGCCGCCCCAAGCTGTGGGGCGGGCTGCCCCAGTTGACCCTGGAGGCTCGATTTTGCAGACTGGGGCCTCCCCATGTCCTCGCCCTCGGCTCTGCCTCTGGGTGTTCTTAGCGCCGGCGGCTCCTCTGGGCCAGTGTTGCTGTAGTGGGAGCCATGAGCATGACAATTGCTTTCCAGGTTTTTAATGAGTGCCACATACGGAAGACCCCTGGTTGTATCTTGGGAGCTCTGACAAGCCCATGCTTTTGGCAGTAAGCGTTGTAACAGCTGTGATGAGGTAGGTTTCCTCACTGAGCTCTGCATGGGGCTTCCCATAAAAGCTGCAGTGGAGGTCGTGTCAGGGCACCAGCCCTGGGAGGGTCTGGCGCTGGGGCAGAGAGCAGATCCTGATGTTGTTCGGCCTTCTccacctgctcctcctgccacGTTTGCTCTCTCCTCTCTTTAGGCCACTAGTTCCTTGCCAGAGAGTTTGACCACAGAGAGTCGCCAAGATAGCTGGGCCAGGAAGAAAACGTCGCACCCCTGACCCAGACTCCATTACCGACCCCGGTGGGCCGTTTGTGTCCTCCAAACGGCAGAAAATGTCCAGCAGCACCAATGCCCCTGGCCAGAGGAGAGTGTCTCGGGGCTTGGATGATGCCGCCAACAAGAAGAAGCAGAAGGATCGAGCCAACCAGGAGAGCAAGGAAGGTGAGAGCCCCTCGGCAGCGCTGTGGCGAGCAGGCCTGTGGTTTCTCGGCCCTGCAGGGTGGGAGCCTTGCAGCCATCTGCTGCAGGATAAGCAGATTTAACTAATCGCTTCCTGCAGCTGATGGTAAACCGTATGATGTGGGATCCTCTTCGACAGAGTGTCCTCCCTGGACCTGTAACCTCCTTCCTTCGCGCGCTACTTAGCCCCAGCTATGTGAGGAAGGTCGAACCTGTGGCTTTGTTACCTTGAGCCTGGAGTTGGCCTCAGTGGTTGTTTCTAGACTCTGCTTTTGGCTGAGGCAGAGCTGCCCTGATCCAGAGGCAGTGGGACTGAAGCCGGTGGGTGCTTTTGCAGCTGGAGGCAGTGCTGCTTCCCCATCCGTTTGCCGAGGCCAGATGCTGCAAAGCAGCGACACAGTGTTGACAGCGCCCGCCAAGTGCGGGGCCTGTGGGTGGGGCTGGTGCTTTAGCTTCTGTGTCAGGGCAAGGTGTGGCTCAAGTGGAATAGTTGCTGTGGAATAATTCCCTCTGTAGCTGTGTGTATCTGATGATGAAAACTATGCTTCAGGTGCAGGCTCTGGTGTGGGGCAGGTAATGCCTGCGGGCAGGATGCAGGCAAGAgttcctgcagccctgggaaatTGCTCGATTTTTCTGCCTGCTCCATTATGACTGTTGTAACCTCAAAATCACAGGGTGTTTTATAGGCCAAGGTAAATGAGCGCTTGCTGAGGTCTctgctggagcagccagctgcagTCCCCGATGCAAAACCCCAGAGTGCAGAGAGTGCAGCGTTGCACCTCGTCTCACATGGGAGGTGTGCTGTATCTCTGGTAAGGCCTGACCCTCCGCACCTTCTGATGCAGGGGGCTTCTgccttcccaggggctgcagtgcAGCCACGCTGCCTCTGTCCCCTCTGTGCAGGGGTGGTGAGGGATGGAACGAGCTGTAGATCCTTCAGACAGTACCGCTGCAGTGCTTACCATGCTGCCAGCCCCACTGACACCTTTGCACCAGTGACTGTGGTGGTCAGCAGAGGTTTCCTACTGGTTTGTAGCCCATCAAGGGAGGCAGTGACAGCCCTCTGAGCACTCCAGGGTGGAGACCACAGTTCCCgttgctgctgtttctctgctcCAGGACAGCGTGCTGTTGCTTTGAGCCCCTTGCCTGGCAGAGCTCACTGCCCTGTGGGGGTGGAGCAGGCCATGAGACACTTCTGGCTGTTGGAGGTAATCCTGTGGGGAGCAGGGATTAGGTGTCAGGTCAGTTTGGTTCCCCAGCCTGATCTGGAAGGAGGTTTTGGCTGCGGACACTGGTAGCTTGTGCTGGAATGGGAATGCTAAAGTGCAGCTGGGCTGTGTGGTTCTCTTGTTACAGCAGAATTTGTTTGAATGGTTTGAGCATGACCAAACATCAGGTTCTCCCTGTCTGATCAAGGCAGGACTCTTCTGCATGCCTGGAGGCTGAGGGCCCGGTGCGCTGAGCAGGGGCACACAGCCCGGTTACCACAAGCTCGACACTGAGACATGCCTCAAAGCAGCGCTGTCTGTGCAGTGCAGCGATGTTGTGTTGCTTCTACTGGGGTGCTGGTTAGACTGAGATATGGTGGTGTGGCCCAGAGCAGTGGTGCTGGGAGCTGACTTGCTGTGGTGCCCCAGGCAGCGTTCCAGGGAAGGGAGAGGTGtgaggaagcagaggaggaaaatgaacagCACATGCAGGATGCCTAGACAGAGGTTCAGGGGATAAAGAGGTGGCGTTTGAGATTTTGGGCATCAGCGTGCTGGCCCATGCTCTGAGATAACGGAATGACAGACCTGCCTGCACTTTGCTTCTCTGCCCACCAGTGTCTCACCCTGAGCTCGAGCAGGCTGAGACTGCCCAGGAGAAGGACTCAGAGGAGGGTAAGTCAAGGTGTGCGTCAGCTGTCAGTGCATGGCCATGGAGTGCCCTTGCCGAGGGATCTGAAACTCTCACATTGTCGTTGTCCCATGCTCAAGTGTTGAGCAGAACTAACCTGAGTGCTCCTTGCCACAGCGTTTGTTTTAACAGGATGCAGTCTTCCCAGGGGCCTGGAAGGATGCACATGGCTGGGAAGGGCTTGTCTGCAAGGAAGAGGCCCTCAGCACATGGCAGGCTGCTTCTGACGCAGGTGTCATGGTGCTGCTGAGCACATCTGTCCTGCTTGTTTctgagcagggagctgggctgggctgggaaaaTCCCAATCCATGTCACCCAGTGAGTGCTGATGACTGTTTCTGCCTTGATCCAGGTCTGCTTTGAGGGCAGATGGAGTAGGATACCCTTATGCCACAGAGGGCAGAATTAACCTGACTGAAATTAAGGTGATATAAATCACCTTTTTGCCTTGAAGACTTCAGAACACCGCAGGGCCAGACCTGGAGCCTGGCAGGCACCTGGTGGGCGTTCTACCTGCAGTGGAGTGACACTGCCACACCATTTTCTTCCTGGATGTGGCCTTCTTGCCCGGCTGGCCAGGCAACCACCCGTGTTTCAGTCGTGGTAACAGTGCTCACCTGGCAGGAGTACAGTGCTTTCGTGGTAGCAGCTGGGCTGCTCAGTTTGCATATGCAAAGAGGAAGTGGCAATTTCTGGTTGTGGGCAGAGTCCACTTGAATCCCCAGAGTAATTCTGTGGCTTCCTCGTTCCCTGGGGAAAGCAGCAATTGCTTTGTAGTTGGCAGGAGCCACCCCTTCTTCCCAGCCACTGCTGCTGCACGTGATGGGGCTGAGAGCAGCGCTGCCTTTCTGATCTCTCTAGTTCCCACCAGCATTCACCTGCCCTGCCACAACTTGTGCTCTTGTTTGTGGCCTGTCTGATGAGAGCAGGTTGCAAGCTTCCTGTTTGATTGGCATGACCTGTGTTCCCTGCGTCGACCTCCTTGAACTGAGCGTGCATTCAGGCTCTCGTTCCCCAGCCAAGGCGTGGGCACTGCAGGCTCGTGCCCCAGCAAGTGTGTGAcacttccctccctcttcctagAGCTGCTGCTGGACTGGAAGCAGAACGCTGATGAGATCATCGTCAAGCTGAACTTGGGCAGCGGAGCTCTGAAGGTGGAGGATGTGGATGCTGCTTTCACTGACACGGACTGTGTGGTCAAACTACCAGGTATGGGGAGTGGAGGGACTGCTGCAGATGTTTCGTCAGCTGGGCTCGGCGCAGCTAGAAGTGGGGCTGATCCAGGCAGGCATAAAACTTTTCCTTCAGAGGCAGTGCCCCGCTGTCAGCTGGCACAGCTTcagccagcaggcagggctgATACAAGAGCAGTGTAAAAGAAGAAGAGTGTAGAGCtgaggagggcaggagctggcctCTGCGCCAAGCGAGCAAGTGCCCACTGCTGCGCTGGTGCATCTCTGTCCCCTGCTTGCTAGGGTGACTGAGTCAGTCATGGGTATCCCTTGGAAAAGCGACCATGCCCCTGAGGGCAGAGAGGCCCAGGGCCTTCCCTCTGGGAAGGAGGCCAGCCAGATGTACAAAGCAAATCCAGGAAAGCTGGCATTACCCTGAAGGCTCCTGGGGTATGgtggcagcctgcctgcagcatccTTGGCTCTGGATGAGCGTTCCCTTGATCCCTGAGGCAGGTGAAAGGGGGCTGTGGGTTAGGTGACAGCTCTCTGGAGCGCTGCCTGAGGTGCCTGTCCCCCTCTGCTTGCAGACGGGCGCCAGTGGAGCTGTCAGTTCTATGAGGAGATTGAGAGCTCCTGCAGCAAGGTCCAGTGCAAGAAGGGCGACTTTCTACAGCTTGTGCTTCAGAAGAAGATCCCGCTGCATACCTGGTCTTCGCTTCTGGTGAGAAGGGGAGGATTTACCTTTTGAGGAGCTTACGGAGCCCGGGGGAGCTGGGGTGAGGGTTTCACTCCCTGCTCTTGAGCTGCTGAGGGAGCAATGTGGGGCACATCCTGCATCCACGTGCTTCCAGAGGCCACTGCCTCTGTGCCTTGCCTCTGTCCCAGGGAGGGCAATGTCATCGTACCCCTGTTCCTGCCTGCCCCACACTCTCCAGGTTTTGGAGCAGAGCCCTAGCGCATTTGGGGAAGGGCGAGTGAGGGTGAGGGGCTGACAAAGAGCATGAGAGGTGCTGCTGCCTGGATACCTTCCCACTGTGCTGCACTGCTtttcacagaagagaaggaaagatggaTCCAAAGAGCTGACCAAAGGGGCTGCATGCTGGGAGAACGGGAAGGAGaaggctgcttctgcagagctggcCCCTGAAGAGCTGAGGGCTGAAGGCACAGAGACACCGAGGTCCCGGCGGGAGCCTTCCAACCCCAAGCGCGCTCCGGGAAGAAGCGAGGCCCTGGGAGGGAAaagcccagccagcccagggacacAGAGCGGCCCCAGCGCCAAGCGGGCAGTATACCTCAAAGTGGCTCCCACTGAAGAGGGGCCAAATGCCAGAGTCACTGGGAGCATGGAGCCCAGCAAAGGGCACAGCGGGAGGGCAGGCAGCCGCCGCAATGGCAGAGCCAGCCAGGTCGATGGGCCTACAGCCCTCACAGACCTCGCACCGCCACTGGAGAAGGTACTTAGCACCCAGCCAAACGGGGCACCCCTGCTTCTCAGCCCCCGTGCAGAGGATGCTGCTTGCACAGGGACCCATCAATGCCGACGAGATGGGCTCCGGTGTTCTGTGGGGGTTGGCATGGGCCTGGCTGTGGTGGAGAAGAGGGTGACATGGGGACCCTGCAGTTGCTGGGCTGAGCGTGTGCTCTGGTGCTAAGGAGGCTGAGCCGAGCATGGGATGTGTGGGGGAAATGGGTGGCATGGGGCTGTGCCTGCCTGTCTGGCAGGAGTCACAGCGGATGAGCCAGGGCAGCTTGGGGGTGATGGTGTCTGTTTTTTACCATGTCCCTCTGTTTTGAAaggccgtggttttggccaaggAGACCGTTCCTGTGGAGATGCCACCTCTCACGGCTACCACAGAGGTGTTCCCCCACCGTGTTGCCACCTGTGTGGAGAAGAGGgtcctgcagccaggcagccctGCCGAGGCCTTGCGGGGCCGGGACTGTACAGCTGTCCTGGGAGAGAGCTCTAAGGCTGTCCCAGTGGCCACCCCTCCCCTGGGCAGAGACAGTGAGAAGAGGGACTGGTCCAAGGATGACGTGGCTCTGGAAGCAGCAGCTGATGGTGAGTGGCTGGAGCCCAGCGGTCAGCCTGGTTGGGAAAGTTCATCTGCTCAGGACCTCTCCTGGGTcagcctgcagtgctgcctcgGCGCGCAAAGAAGGTAATATCTCTCTCCATGGCTTTCCTTGCTCAGAGCCAGAGCCTGTTGTGAGCCTGACCTTTGTCAAGAATGACTCATACGAGAAGGGAAATGACCTGGTGGTGGTGCACGTCTACGTGAAGGAGATCCACAAGGAGACATCCAAGGTGTTGTTCCGGGAGCAAGACTTCACGCTGCTGTTCCAGACGAGGTACCGACATGCCTCGGGACAGTGCCAAGCTGCTGCGGAGCTCCGGACTATGGCCGGGTTACTTGTTCGTTCACTTCTTCTCACTCGCTCCCAATTTCTTTGCAGCGACACAAACTTCCTTCGCCTCCATCCTGGCTGTGGGCCTCACACAGTGTTCCGGTGGCAGGTGAAACTCAGGTATGGCTTCTATCCTTCTAGCCCACACCAGGGCAAGGGTGCTGAGAGTgcagagctggagcaggagccagTCCTGGCTGGCACGTCTGTGCAAGGAACGCTCATTTCTGCACCTGGGGGTCTCCCTTACGCCATGCTGCACTAATGCCCCAAGCCCAGGCTGCCTTGGCTCTGTGTGGTGGCTTGCAGGGGAGGAAATCCCAGTGCCTCCTTGCCTGCAGTTCCCCCCAGCCCGTTCCGGAGCTCTTGGGGATGGAGCCAGACCAGCCTATGTGCATTTGGGGTGGGCTGTCCAGTGGGAGGGGCATGTGGAGCCAAGCAGAATGAATCTGCCAGGAAGGGGGCCCTCTGTGTGCTCAATGTTATCCAGGCTCAAGGGTTTCTGCCCTTGTTTGCCAGGCCCACCTCAGGGTTGGTGCTAACTGGGTCCCTAATGCCTGGCGTCCATGGCACTACCTTGCAGAGGCTTTGGCATGTCTGAGGCTGCTGGGGGGTCTGGGGCACCCCTGACTTGCTGGGTGTCTTGCAGGAACCTTATTGATCCGGACCAGTGCACATACAACTTCATGGTGTCTCGCATCGACGTCTGCCTGAAGAAACGCCAGAGCCAGcgctggggggggctggaggcTCCAGCCACACGAGGTCTGCACCCTGCCTTTTTGTCTTGCCTGCCTGCTGCACCCTAGCAGGGCATGGGCCCTCCTCACTCCTGGCAGCAGCCAGATCGTGCCAGATTGTCCGGTGCAGGgttgtggggaaggaggggggctTAGTGGGTGTAGGCAGGAGAGGTTTAGGGCAAGGCAAGCCAAGCCAAGCTCTAGGGGAAGGGCATTGCTGTTCCCCTTGTTCATGGGGAAGAGGCATAGGAGAGAGCCTGTGTGCGAGCATGGACCAAGTGGCTCAGCCCCGCCGTGGGCAGCGCATGGTGCTGCTAACCACAGGCccacccttccccctttttaAGGTGCAGTGGGTGGTGCAAAGGTTGCCATGCCTACAGGCCCTACCCCTCTGGACAAGAACCCCCCTGGCAGTAACCAGCATCCCCTGTCCAGCAAGGAGGAGGCCCGAGCCAGCGACAAAGAGAAACCGCGTGTGGAAGATGGGAGTCTGGATGGTGTGGCAGCTCGTACAGCCCCAGAGCATGTGGCAGTGAAGCAAGAGCCCCACATCCCCTCGGTGAGTAGGTCTGCATGGGGTTTGACCtgggcagggggaaaggggggccCACTTGTCCATCTTGTGGGACTCCACCTCCCTGGTGTTGCTTTGGGGACTGGCAGACTGTTTCTGGAAGAGAAGGCAGCACTCCTCAGTCATAGCTGGCAGGACTGGGGGCAGCAATTGGCCTGTCTGTCCCAGTCCTGGTGGGAGATGGCATGATGGCTCCAGCCCAGCCATGTCTGAGGGATGCCTTGGCTTTTGGTTTCCTCCGGTGTTCCCAGAGAGACCCCCCGAGCGCAGCACTCTCACACCCTCCTCTTCTTTGGCAGCCCAAACCGACGTGCATGGTGCCACCAATGACACACAGCCCTGTGAGCACTGAGAGTGTGGAGGATGATGAGGATGAGGACGAGAAGAAGAAGGTGTGCCTGCCCGGCTTCACAGGGCTGGTGAACCTTGGCAACACCTGCTTCATGAATAGCGTCATCCAGTCCCTGTCCAACACCCGGGAGCTGCGCGACTACTTCCATGGTGAGCCCACACTGAGAGTCCAGCAGAGCCCTGTCACTCGGATGGTGCAGCCGGTGGCACCCTCGCTCTCCTGTGTCTCTTACAGATCGGTCCTTTGAGTCGGAAATCAACTATAACAACCCCCTGGGGACTGGGGGACGCCTGGCCATTGGCTTTGCCATGCTGCTGCGAGCGCTGTGGAAGGGCACACAccatgccttccagccctctAAACTAAAGGTAGGGCCGCAGTCACCAGCACTGCCGTGAGTCCCCACCACTCTTCTGTGGGCACCTGGATGCCCTGCTGGTGCCACTGAGAGCTaggtgggtgtgggtgggtgcAGCCAGGCTTTGTGTGTCGGACTGGCAGTGCTGCCAGGGGGCTGCTGACCAGCTCTGACTACTGTGCTCTCCCCAGGCAATCGTGGCCAGCAAGGCCAGTCAGTTCACTGGCTATGCCCAGCATGATGCTCAGGAGTTCATGGCCTTCCTACTTGATGGCCTGCACGAGGACCTCAACCGCATCCAGAACAAGCCCTATACAGAAACTGTTGACTCAGATGGGAGGCCCGACGAGGTGAGGATGTCCTTCCCCAAAGCCACTGGGAGAGCAGCCCTAGCCTGGGTGGTTTAGCATAGTGCTGACCCCTCTTTCCCCATAGGTGGTAGCTGAGGAGGCCTGGCAACGACACAAGATGAGGAACGACTCTTTCATTGTGGACCTTTTCCAGGGCCAGTACAAATCCAAGCTGGTGTGCCCAGTGTGTTCCAAGGTAGGGCAGCCCTTGGAGGGTCTGTTCCTGTCCTGGCTGTGCAGCAGCAGGCTTCTGACCCTCAGAGAGCACAGGTCACAGGGCAAGGCTCGATCTCAGGTcttctggggctgctgccccactGATCTCAGCCACAAGCACTTCCCACAACTGAATGTGCTCTCGCATCTGCAGGTGTCTATCACCTTCGACCCCTTCCTGTACCTCCCTGTGCCTCTCCCACAAAAGCAGAAGGTGCTGACTGTCTACTACTTTGCAAAGGAGCCGCACAAGAAACCGATCAAGGTAAAGGACACAGTCTGCTCTGGGGTAGGAGCCTGAGAGGGCTCCTGGAGATGCCCCAGGCAGCTGGTTGTGTGCCAGCAGGCTGAGCCTTGTGTTAAGGGCCCGCATGCCTTGGTGTGGTGTGACTGATGGGGCACTTTCTTGCTGGCAGTTCCTTGTGAGTATCAGCAAGGAGAACTCCAGTGCCATGGAGGTACTCGACTCGGTGGCCCACAGTGTGCATGTGAAACCAGAGAACCTGCGCCTGGCAGAGGTAAGAGTGCTCCAGCTGGGGAGCAAGCCGTGGGCTGCTCTTGTGGGCACCCTGGttcccacagctctgcagggaatATGGCCACTGACAGTCGCTTGCCATATGCCGCATATCCATGGGACAGATTTTGTCATGGGTGGCAGTGTCCTGCACAGGGTGCTGCCAAGCGGAGCCCTGCTAGGAGGGCTGGGCCACTGCAGGAGAGCAAGGGGTGTCCATCCTCCCCTGGTGGGTTGGTGAGCCGAGCACAGCATCCCTGTGGTGCTGCTGTCCCCGCAGCTCACTGTGGGGCTGAGATCTGTGGCTTTCTCAGGAGATGAAGTATGGGGCAGCCCTCACATGGTCTTGCTCCACTGCTTTCCTGCCAGGTGATCAAGAATCGCTTCCACCGCATGTTCCTGCCATCCAACTCGTTGGACACAGTCTCCCCCACAGACCTGCTGCTCTGCTTCGAGgtgctgtccccagagctggcCAAGGAGCGGGTGGTGGAGCTGCAGGTCCAGCAGGTAAGAAGGGATATTGGGACTGCCTGGAGGCATGCAGAGAGGCTGAGCCTGCGAGTGGGGCTGAGCAGGAGGGGGAGAGTTGCACACAAGAGTGACTAGCTGCGTTGAGCATGGATGCCCACTGGAGCTACCTTGTCCTGCCTGGGTGCCCTTCCCTGACCAATGGGTCCTTTCTCCTACAGCGTCCGCAGGTGCCCAGCGGCCCCATCGCCAAGTGTGCTGCCTGCCAGAAGAAGCAACTGCCTGAGGATGAGAAGCTCAGGCGCTGCACGAGGTGCTATCGAGTCGGTTACTGCAACGTGTGAGTTGACTTGGCGCATGGCAGGGAGGGATGATCTCCTGCCTTGAAGGGTTAGATGGGAGAGCTCAGTCCACTGGGAGGAGGTGGGATGGGTCTGGTCTTTGGGAGGGAGCCAGTCTGGCTGGTGGTGTTCCCCTTGTCCCCAGCACATCCCTCTGGCCCTGCCAAGCTCCTGCCCGGGGTGGACGCGGATGCTGGGTTCACCTGGGACTCTGTGTTACAGGGCATGTCAGAAAACACACTGGCCAGACCACAAGGCTTTGTGCCGCCCAGAGAACATCGGTTTCCCCTTCCTCATCAGTGTGCCGGAGTCCCGCCTGACCTATGCccgcctggcccagctgctggagggctATGCAAGGTGAGGGTCCAGGGAAGGAGGGTGTTTCTGCCCCGGAGCTGAGCTTGGCCCTGTGCCTGTCTGTCTCTGACTGTCACCTCCTTGCCCAGGTACTCGGTCAGCGTGTTCCAGCCTCCATTCCAGCTGGGACGGATGTCaccagagcaggggctgcagcctctgctcccggACAAGCTGGAGCCCCTGGCAAAGAGCAGCTGTgcagcagccacctctgcccctgagctgggggacggggacagggcttCCAGCCTCCTGCAGGAGCCCCCGCTCTCGCCAGCTCTGCCAGAGCTGCACCCGGAGCTGGGGGACACTGGCACTGTCCGGAGCAAGGTCCTGGCAGCCAGGAGTTCTCTGCTGAGCTTGGATTCGGGCTTCTCCGAGCACATGGAGTCGCAGGGCGACAGCTGTTGCGAGAAGGAGCCGTCCTATGAGAGAGCCCTCAAGCCAGAAGGTAAGAGATGTTGCGGTGATAACCGTGTCTGTGCTGGCAGCCCCAAGACAAAACAAGAGCAATTCTCCCTCCTTGGGG
This genomic window contains:
- the USP19 gene encoding ubiquitin carboxyl-terminal hydrolase 19 isoform X1; protein product: MSSSTNAPGQRRVSRGLDDAANKKKQKDRANQESKEVSHPELEQAETAQEKDSEEELLLDWKQNADEIIVKLNLGSGALKVEDVDAAFTDTDCVVKLPDGRQWSCQFYEEIESSCSKVQCKKGDFLQLVLQKKIPLHTWSSLLKRRKDGSKELTKGAACWENGKEKAASAELAPEELRAEGTETPRSRREPSNPKRAPGRSEALGGKSPASPGTQSGPSAKRAVYLKVAPTEEGPNARVTGSMEPSKGHSGRAGSRRNGRASQVDGPTALTDLAPPLEKAVVLAKETVPVEMPPLTATTEVFPHRVATCVEKRVLQPGSPAEALRGRDCTAVLGESSKAVPVATPPLGRDSEKRDWSKDDVALEAAADEPEPVVSLTFVKNDSYEKGNDLVVVHVYVKEIHKETSKVLFREQDFTLLFQTSDTNFLRLHPGCGPHTVFRWQVKLRNLIDPDQCTYNFMVSRIDVCLKKRQSQRWGGLEAPATRGAVGGAKVAMPTGPTPLDKNPPGSNQHPLSSKEEARASDKEKPRVEDGSLDGVAARTAPEHVAVKQEPHIPSPKPTCMVPPMTHSPVSTESVEDDEDEDEKKKVCLPGFTGLVNLGNTCFMNSVIQSLSNTRELRDYFHDRSFESEINYNNPLGTGGRLAIGFAMLLRALWKGTHHAFQPSKLKAIVASKASQFTGYAQHDAQEFMAFLLDGLHEDLNRIQNKPYTETVDSDGRPDEVVAEEAWQRHKMRNDSFIVDLFQGQYKSKLVCPVCSKVSITFDPFLYLPVPLPQKQKVLTVYYFAKEPHKKPIKFLVSISKENSSAMEVLDSVAHSVHVKPENLRLAEVIKNRFHRMFLPSNSLDTVSPTDLLLCFEVLSPELAKERVVELQVQQRPQVPSGPIAKCAACQKKQLPEDEKLRRCTRCYRVGYCNVACQKTHWPDHKALCRPENIGFPFLISVPESRLTYARLAQLLEGYARYSVSVFQPPFQLGRMSPEQGLQPLLPDKLEPLAKSSCAAATSAPELGDGDRASSLLQEPPLSPALPELHPELGDTGTVRSKVLAARSSLLSLDSGFSEHMESQGDSCCEKEPSYERALKPEAAIPGYQHTPDSLSARATQFYINKIDAANREHKLEDKGDNPLELTDDCSLALVWKNNERLKEFVLVESKELECVEDPGSASEAARAGHFTLEQCLNLFTKPEVLAPEEAWYCPKCKQHREASKQLMLWRLPNVLIIQLKRFSFRSFIWRDKINDMVDFPVRSLDLSKFCIGRKGEQQLPMYDLYAVINHYGGMIGGHYTAYARLPNDKNSQRSDVGWRLFDDSTVTTVDESQVVTRYAYVLFYRRRNSPVERPLPGHPADHRAERTPSAEAAASQASLIWQELEAEEQELQLEAPQRPARNSWRPRGQKWSPGTPQHPDEGCVRYFVLATTAAIVALFLNVFYPLIYQTRWR
- the USP19 gene encoding ubiquitin carboxyl-terminal hydrolase 19 isoform X6, whose translation is MSSSTNAPGQRRVSRGLDDAANKKKQKDRANQESKEELLLDWKQNADEIIVKLNLGSGALKVEDVDAAFTDTDCVVKLPDGRQWSCQFYEEIESSCSKVQCKKGDFLQLVLQKKIPLHTWSSLLKRRKDGSKELTKGAACWENGKEKAASAELAPEELRAEGTETPRSRREPSNPKRAPGRSEALGGKSPASPGTQSGPSAKRAVYLKVAPTEEGPNARVTGSMEPSKGHSGRAGSRRNGRASQVDGPTALTDLAPPLEKAVVLAKETVPVEMPPLTATTEVFPHRVATCVEKRVLQPGSPAEALRGRDCTAVLGESSKAVPVATPPLGRDSEKRDWSKDDVALEAAADEPEPVVSLTFVKNDSYEKGNDLVVVHVYVKEIHKETSKVLFREQDFTLLFQTSDTNFLRLHPGCGPHTVFRWQVKLRNLIDPDQCTYNFMVSRIDVCLKKRQSQRWGGLEAPATRGAVGGAKVAMPTGPTPLDKNPPGSNQHPLSSKEEARASDKEKPRVEDGSLDGVAARTAPEHVAVKQEPHIPSPKPTCMVPPMTHSPVSTESVEDDEDEDEKKKVCLPGFTGLVNLGNTCFMNSVIQSLSNTRELRDYFHDRSFESEINYNNPLGTGGRLAIGFAMLLRALWKGTHHAFQPSKLKAIVASKASQFTGYAQHDAQEFMAFLLDGLHEDLNRIQNKPYTETVDSDGRPDEVVAEEAWQRHKMRNDSFIVDLFQGQYKSKLVCPVCSKVSITFDPFLYLPVPLPQKQKVLTVYYFAKEPHKKPIKFLVSISKENSSAMEVLDSVAHSVHVKPENLRLAEVIKNRFHRMFLPSNSLDTVSPTDLLLCFEVLSPELAKERVVELQVQQRPQVPSGPIAKCAACQKKQLPEDEKLRRCTRCYRVGYCNVACQKTHWPDHKALCRPENIGFPFLISVPESRLTYARLAQLLEGYARYSVSVFQPPFQLGRMSPEQGLQPLLPDKLEPLAKSSCAAATSAPELGDGDRASSLLQEPPLSPALPELHPELGDTGTVRSKVLAARSSLLSLDSGFSEHMESQGDSCCEKEPSYERALKPEAAIPGYQHTPDSLSARATQFYINKIDAANREHKLEDKGDNPLELTDDCSLALVWKNNERLKEFVLVESKELECVEDPGSASEAARAGHFTLEQCLNLFTKPEVLAPEEAWYCPKCKQHREASKQLMLWRLPNVLIIQLKRFSFRSFIWRDKINDMVDFPVRSLDLSKFCIGRKGEQQLPMYDLYAVINHYGGMIGGHYTAYARLPNDKNSQRSDVGWRLFDDSTVTTVDESQVVTRYAYVLFYRRRNSPVERPLPGHPADHRAERTPSAEAAASQASLIWQELEAEEQELQLEAPQRPARNSWRPRGQKWSPGTPQHPDEGCVRYFVLATTAAIVALFLNVFYPLIYQTRWR